The Panicum virgatum strain AP13 chromosome 5K, P.virgatum_v5, whole genome shotgun sequence genome has a window encoding:
- the LOC120707512 gene encoding cytochrome P450 72A15-like gives MVLGATLAAAASSVPWSFLLGGLLGLALLWKAGRLLDQMWWQPRRLERALRAQGIPGTSYRFLAGDLKEYGRLAKEAWSKPLPLRCHDIAHRVMPFVDNLVREHGKMSMSWFGPNPKVTIVDPELSKDVLSNKFGHFEKLKFPALSKMLGGGVASHEGEKWVKHRRILNPAFHLEKLKRMLPAFSACCEELVSRWSESLGSEASLELDVWPELQNLTGDVISRTAFSSSYHEGRRIFQLQAEQAVLVMTNIRKIMIPGYMSLPTTSNRKMRKNNKEIESILREIIGKRIRAMEQGESTKDDLLGLLLESNMRETEENDQSSMGMTIEDVIEECKVFYFAGMETTSVLLTWTMVVLSMHPEWQDRAREEVLGLFGKNKPEYEGLSRLKTLTMILYEVLRLYPPAISFVRKTYKEMEIGGITYPAGVILELPVLFIHHDPDIWGSDVHEFRPDRFSEGISKASKDPGAFLPFGWGPRICIGQNFALLEAKMALSMILQRFEFELAPSYTHAPHTVITLHPMHGAQIKLKAV, from the exons ATGGTTCTTGGAGCGACGCTTGCCGCTGCGGCCTCATCGGTGCCATGGAGCTTCCTGCTCGGCGGTCTCCTGGGCCTGGCGCTCCTGTGGAAGGCCGGCCGGCTGCTGGACCAGATGTGGTGGCAGCCTCGGCGGCTCGAGCGGGCGCTGCGCGCGCAGGGCATCCCCGGCACGTCCtaccgcttcctcgccggcgacctcaAGGAGTACGGCCGGCTGGCCAAGGAGGCCTGGTCCAAGCCTTTGCCGCTGCGGTGCCACGACATCGCGCACCGCGTCATGCCGTTCGTCGACAACCTTGTCCGGGAGCACGGCAAGATGAGCATGTCCTGGTTCGGCCCCAACCCCAAGGTGACCATCGTCGATCCTGAGCTGAGCAAGGACGTGCTGTCCAACAAGTTCGGTCACTTCGAGAAGCTCAAGTTCCCGGCGCTGTCCAAgatgctgggcggcggcgtggcgagccaCGAGGGCGAGAAATGGGTCAAGCACAGGAGGATCCTCAACCCTGCATTCCATCTTGAGAAGCTCAAG CGCATGCTGCCAGCGTTTTCTGCGTGCTGTGAAGAGCTAGTCAGCAGGTGGTCGGAGTCCCTCGGCTCGGAGGCTTCGCTGGAGCTGGACGTTTGGCCTGAGCTGCAGAACCTCACTGGAGACGTCATTTCTCGCACCGCATTCAGCAGCAGCTACCACGAAGGAAGAAGGATTTTCCAGCTGCAAGCCGAGCAAGCTGTGCTTGTCATGACCAACATTCGGAAGATTATGATTCCTGGTTACAT GTCCTTGCCAACCACAAGCAACAGAAAGATGCGCAAGAACAACAAAGAGATCGAATCAATTCTAAGAGAAATAATCGGGAAAAGAATTCGAGCAATGGAACAAGGCGAAAGCACCAAAGATGACTTGTTGGGCCTACTCTTGGAGTCAAACATGAGAGAAACAGAAGAGAATGACCAATCGAGCATGGGGATGACAATTGAAGATGTTATCGAGGAGTGCAAGGTGTTCTATTTTGCAGGAATGGAGACCACATCGGTGCTGCTCACGTGGACAATGGTTGTACTAAGCATGCACCCAGAGTGGCAGGACCGTGCGAGGGAGGAGGTGCTAGGTTTGTTTGGCAAAAACAAGCCTGAGTACGAAGGCTTAAGCCGCCTCAAAACT TTGACCATGATCCTTTATGAGGTTCTCCGGTTGTACCCTCCAGCCATTTCTTTTGTCCGGAAAACATACAAGGAGATGGAGATTGGAGGCATCACCTACCCTGCCGGTGTGATCTTGGAGCTGCCCGTGCTCTTCATTCACCATGACCCGGATATCTGGGGAAGTGATGTGCACGAGTTCAGGCCAGACAGATTTTCTGAAGGGATCTCCAAGGCGTCCAAGGACCCAGGCGCATTCCTCCCGTTCGGTTGGGGCCCACGCATTTGCATTGGTCAGAACTTCGCCTTGCTAGAGGCCAAGATGGCGCTGTCCATGATCCTTCAGCGATTTGAGTTCGAGCTAGCACCGTCATACACTCATGCGCCACATACCGTGATAACACTACATCCTATGCATGGTGCCCAAATTAAGCTCAAAGCAGTATGA